From Paenibacillus sp. PL2-23:
CAATGTCATTTATGTGCAATGGAATGAATTCCCTTCTGCCGGATTAACCGATTTTTCGCTCTTTGACGGGAAGTCCGGTCAACTATTGGAATCAGGCTGGCTGTACCAGTACCTGGAGGAAAGCGGAGTGAGGATCGTTTTATTGCACTCGTCCCATAAGGACAAGAAGCACCAGGCATTAGGTGCCGACATCAGAATCGGAGCATTAACCTTAGATGGCGTATTTCATCTGTTATTTCAGCACAATGTGTATGAGGTTCAATTTCTCGATATTCAGTTGTCGCCTGCATGGGGTGCTATGACCGTCTTGTCTCATCAATGGCCCACCAACTCATCACGGCTTTGGATGGCACCAATTGATCTGGAGCAATGGACTACCGGAGAATGGGAGGCAGTAGATATCCAGCGTGAACCCGACAGCAGGACAATAACCTATGATCAGGATGGCTATGTCATACTCAGCGATGGCAGACGATATGCCCTTCCTTGGCTAGAATAGACTCTAAAGCCACTCAACAATAAGAGCCCGCATCGCTGCGGGCCCCTTCATGAATGATCAAGCTATTCGGTTTTTAGCACGTATTCCGCGATGTTCTTGCTATGGTCGCCGATCCGCTCCAGGTTGCTCAGAATATCCAGGTAGATCGCGCCGGAATTGCCTGTGCAGAGGCCTTGGTTCAGACGGTTAATATGCGCTTTGCGGAATTCCAGCTCCATACGGTCCAACTCCGCTTCGCCCTTCAGCACTTCCCCGGCAGCTTCGAGATCGCTGTGCTCCAGCGCATAAATCGCTCTCTCCACCGTGTGGTCGGCCATCTCCAGCATTTCCTTCAGATCCCGCGTCGCGTCGGCCGAATATTCGACCTTGTTCGTTACGCTGAACTCTGTCAGCTCAACGATATTTTCCGCGTGGTCGCCGATCCGTTCAATATCGTTAATCGTATGCAGCAAACCAGAGGCTTTCTCGGATTCTCCCTCCGTCAAGCCATTCTGATGAATCTTCACCATATAATCCGTAATCCGCCGCTCCAGCTCGTTCACCAGCTGCTCCTTCTGAAGCGCCTGGCTGGCCGATTTGGTCTCCCGCTTGAAGAAGAACGCCGTAGCGTCATTCAGCGTCTCGCGCGCGATGTTGCCCATCCGGATAATCTCGTGTTGAGCTTGTCCCAGCGCGATCGACGGTGTAGCAAGAAGACGCGAATCCAAAAATTTAGCGCCAAACTCCAGCTCCTGCTCCTTCTTCGGAACAATCTTCGTCACAATCCACGCCAGCACGCCTATGAACGGCAGGAACAGAATCGTGTTTGTTACGTTAAAAATGCCATGCGCGTAAGCGATCTGCATCCGAATGTTGGAATCCGCGCCGATCCAAGACACAAAATCGTACACCAGACCCAGCACCAGCATAAAAATAATGGTACCCAGCACGTTAAAAATAACGTGGACCAATGCCGCTCGTCTGGCAGCCACGCTCGCGCCGATCGAGGCCAGCACCGCTGTAATCGTTGTACCGATGTTGTCGCCGAACAAGACAGGCAATGATGCTCTGAGGCTGATCATGCCCTCATCGGCAATCGTCTGCAGAATACCGATTGTGGCGCTGGAGCTCTGCACGATCATCGTGAAGACCGTCCCCACAATAACGCCCAATATGGGACTATGCGATAAGTCCACGATAAAGTTCGTAAATTCAGGCAAGGTTCGCAGCGGCTTCAGCCCCCCGCCCATCGTGGACAGCCCCAGGAATAGAGTGCCGAAGCCGAAGATGACTTGTCCGATGTACTGAACTCTTTTTTTATTGATAAAAAAGAGCAGGAACGCGCCCACGCCAATGATAGGCAGCGCATATTCCTCAATCTTGATCCCTACGATAAAGGCGGTCATCGTTGTCCCGATATTCGCACCCAATATAACACCGATCCCTTGACGCAGCGTCATAAGGCCAGCATTAATGAGACCGATCGCCATAACTGTTGTGCCTGTTGAGGTTTGAATTAGAATCGTAACCACAATGCCGACCAGCACACCCAGGAGCGGGTTTGAGGTATACCTTGCCAGCAAGTCCCTCATCTTGTCACCTGCTGTCTTCTGCAGTCCGTCCGACATGTACTTGATGCCGAACAGGAATATGCCCAGGCCCCCGACAAACTTAAATAAAATATCCTGCCAGTCCACTCCGCAACCTCCCGTTTACTTCGCGATTTTTACAGTAACCCTTTCCATTATAGATCAGTTTGACGATTTTACAATTTATTAATATATGAATATTTTGCGACAATCCTTGACACCATATATTGGATAGTGGTAAGACATTACAAATTTTGTCGAAGGAGCCGATTGATGTCTATCCTAAATGATACTTTGCTCGTGCTTGGCCGTATCTATACCATCTACCCGCTTCTTCTAGTCGTCACCTTGTTTATGGGAAGAAGATCGATCGGGCAGCTTCCAATCTTCGACTTCCTGATCTTCCTCTCCCTCGGCTCGGTGATAGGCGCCGATATCGCAGATCCCAAGATTGAGCACCTGCATACCGCAATTGCTATTGCTGCCATCGGCGTTTTGCAGAAGCTGTTTTCTGTGTTATTGATCAAATCGCGCAAATTCGGCAAGCTGGTTACGTTCGAGCCTGCCATCGTTGTACATAAAGGCCAATTGCTGCGTGGTAAATTGAAAAAGCTGCAATACAGCGTCGACGATATATTACGATTGCTGAGGGAGCAGGGTATATTCGATCCTGCGGTTGTGGAAATTGCGGTTCTGGAAGGAAACGGGGAGCTGAGTGTGCTGAAGAAGGCCGAGAACCAGCACTCGACACCTGCTATATTGGGAATCCCGAACGCTGCTCTTGGCCTCGCTTATGCCGTCATTAAGGAAGGCAAAGCTCAGCGGCATACGCTGGAAGCGATGGGGGTGAGCGAGGAATGGCTGGAGCGCGAGCTGAAGGGGGAGGGACTAACGATGGAGGAGGTTTTTTTCGCTACGTTGAATGAGAGCAAGGTGTTGACCGTCAGCACGTACAGCGAGGCTTCTCCAGCACTGCCGGTATTTCGTTGAATGCGGGATTGTCCATTACGCCCATAAGTGTTCAAAAGGCAGCCGCTAAGGAGACACAATGTCCGCTACTGCCAATCCCAATCCTTGATCCGTCTCACCGACCCCCGAACGACAAGCGTCGGCGGGATATACATCCGCAGCATCTCCCTAGACGGCGCGCCCTTCAGCGAGAGCAGCATTTCCGCCGCCGCCTCGCACATACGCTCCTTCTCCACCCGCATCGTCGTCATGCCGAGTCCGCCGTTCTCCTCGTATTGCAGATCGTCGAAGCCGATAATTGATACCTCCTCCGGCACCCCCAGCCCCCGCGTCCGTAGCTCATTCGCAAGCAAATAAGCGATCCGGTCGTTCCCGCAGAAGAAAGCGGTCGGGTACGCCTCTAAGCCATTCAGAAAATGGGCTATTTCCCGCTCCGTGTTATAAAAACCCGCGGAATCCGTCAGCACAGCCCGTGCATTCACCGCAAGACCATGCTGCCGCATCGCGCTCCAATAGCCCAGCCAGCGCTCTTCATGGCTGGTTGTCAGGTTGGCGGAACCAATAAATCCGATCTCTCGATGTCCGGAACGAATAAGCGCAGCGACAGCTTCATAAGCGCCTTCAATATTGGCGGTGGCGACAACCGGACAAGGCAGCTCCCGATGGTAGGAGTCGATCATGACGAGGGGCACATCCCGCTCCCACACTATTCTTGCGTACTCTTTCTCTGCAATGCCGAACAACAAAATACCTATATAGTCGATCTCCTCGCAATGCCGGGGCAATTGAAGCCCCTTCTCCATCTCCACGGCGATGGGCACTATAACCGCGCTAAGCCCTCGCTTCCGAATGCTCTTCTCCAGCCCCCAGATCATGTCATGATAGAAGCGGAAATGATCGTTATCCTGATAGCCCATAATTCGCTCCGGCACAAGCACCAGCACATTACCGCCAACTGCCGCTTTCTCCGCGTAAGCCCCGTAGCCCAGTTCCCTGGCCGTCTGCAGAATCCGATACCTCATTTCTTCGCTGACGCCCCTTTTGTCCTGCAGGGCAAGCGATACGGCATTTTTCGAAATGTTCAGGCGGTCTGCGATATCCTGCATCGATACCTTTTTTTTGCGCGCCATCGTTCTTTTCAATCCCTTCGAAACATGGTAAACTTAACGCAACTTTACTTTACAAATAATAATTCTGTCAAGTTTGTCAAGTTGTAGATTGACCATCAGGAGGGAACCTAGTGAAATTTGCGTTAGGAATCGATATTGGCGGCACCAAAACCGCTATCGGTCTCGTTGACTCTGACGGGCGGATCATATCCAAAACCTCGCTTGTTACGGATCTTACGATTACACCGGAACAAATGGTAGGGCGTATGGCCGATGCCGCTATGGCGCTGCTGTCAGAGCAAGGCTTGAAGCCTGGCGACCTGCAAGGCATCGGCATCGGCGCTCCCGGTCCTCTGAACACGAAGCTGGGACAGATCGCCGAGCCTCCCAATCTTCGCAGCTGGTGGGGCTTTCCTGTCGTCGAGGCATTCCGGCAGCACTTCACGGCCCCAATCGTGCTGGAGAACGACGCTACAGCCGCAGCGCTTGCGGAGAAGTGGGTCGGCGCGGCGAAAGCTGCAGATCACTTCGTTTTCATTACGATCAGCACTGGCATTGGAGCCGGCATCTACAGCCATGGACGGCTTATGACCGGAGCAACCGGCAATGCTGGGGATATCGGGCATATGGTCGTCGACCCGGCCGGAGGCACCTGTGTCTGCGGACAACGGGGCTGCTTCGAATACATCGCTTCAGGCACGGCGATTGCTAGAGAAGCAAGCGAGCTGCTGGGTCGTCCAGTCACCTCCAAGGAAGCATTCGAGCTGGCCTTCTCGGGACAGCACCCCGACATGGAGCAGCTGGTGAGCCGAGTATTCGAATATGTAGGAGTCGGCTGCGTGACGCTTATTAACACCTTTGACCCAGAGCTGCTCGTTATTGGAGGCGGCGTCTCCCAGATCGGAGCGCCATTATTCGAGGCCGTCAGCAGTTATATTAGCCGCAACGCGCTGAACCCATCCGGGCGGAATACGCCCGTCCTGCCTGCCGCCCTTCACCAGGATGCCGGTCTGATCGGCGCGGCGGCCCTTGTTCATATCTCATATTAGAAGAGGAGTGTTAGCTTTTATGAATACGAATCAACCGATTTTTTTGCAGCCCGTGTTCCAGGAACGAATTTGGGGCGGAACCAAGCTTCAGGAGCTGTTCGGCTACTCCATCCCATCGGATAATACGGGAGAGTGCTGGGCAATCTCCGCGCATCCGAACGGCCAGAGCATCGTCAAGGACGGGCCTTACGCCGGCATGCCTTTAGGCACGCTTTGGTCCTCGCACCAGGAGCTGTTCCGTTCCAATGCCAAGGTGTTCCCTCTGCTCACGAAGCTGCTGGACGCTTCCGACGATTTGTCGGTTCAAGTGCATCCCGATGACAGCTATGCGGGCGAGCATGAGAACGGCGAGCTGGGCAAAACAGAATGCTGGTATATCGTGGACGCGGAGCCGGGCGCCGCGATCATCTATGGCCATGAAGCGGTCTCCAAGGACCAATTGCGGCAGATGATCGAGAACGGCGAGTGGGATGAGCTGCTTACGAAGGTACCGGTGAAGGCTGGCGACTTCTTCTATGTCCCGAGCGGCACAATCCATGCTCTGGGCAAGGGCATCGTTGTGCTGGAGACGCAGCAAAGCTCCGACACGACGTATCGGGTGTACGATTACGACCGCCGTGACAAGAATGGAAACCTGCGAGAGCTTCATCTCGAGAAAGCGATCGACGTCACAACGATCCCGCAGGCGTACGAGCCCGCCAAGTACTTCGCCGCAGAACGCGAAGG
This genomic window contains:
- a CDS encoding LacI family DNA-binding transcriptional regulator produces the protein MARKKKVSMQDIADRLNISKNAVSLALQDKRGVSEEMRYRILQTARELGYGAYAEKAAVGGNVLVLVPERIMGYQDNDHFRFYHDMIWGLEKSIRKRGLSAVIVPIAVEMEKGLQLPRHCEEIDYIGILLFGIAEKEYARIVWERDVPLVMIDSYHRELPCPVVATANIEGAYEAVAALIRSGHREIGFIGSANLTTSHEERWLGYWSAMRQHGLAVNARAVLTDSAGFYNTEREIAHFLNGLEAYPTAFFCGNDRIAYLLANELRTRGLGVPEEVSIIGFDDLQYEENGGLGMTTMRVEKERMCEAAAEMLLSLKGAPSREMLRMYIPPTLVVRGSVRRIKDWDWQ
- a CDS encoding Na/Pi cotransporter family protein, which translates into the protein MDWQDILFKFVGGLGIFLFGIKYMSDGLQKTAGDKMRDLLARYTSNPLLGVLVGIVVTILIQTSTGTTVMAIGLINAGLMTLRQGIGVILGANIGTTMTAFIVGIKIEEYALPIIGVGAFLLFFINKKRVQYIGQVIFGFGTLFLGLSTMGGGLKPLRTLPEFTNFIVDLSHSPILGVIVGTVFTMIVQSSSATIGILQTIADEGMISLRASLPVLFGDNIGTTITAVLASIGASVAARRAALVHVIFNVLGTIIFMLVLGLVYDFVSWIGADSNIRMQIAYAHGIFNVTNTILFLPFIGVLAWIVTKIVPKKEQELEFGAKFLDSRLLATPSIALGQAQHEIIRMGNIARETLNDATAFFFKRETKSASQALQKEQLVNELERRITDYMVKIHQNGLTEGESEKASGLLHTINDIERIGDHAENIVELTEFSVTNKVEYSADATRDLKEMLEMADHTVERAIYALEHSDLEAAGEVLKGEAELDRMELEFRKAHINRLNQGLCTGNSGAIYLDILSNLERIGDHSKNIAEYVLKTE
- a CDS encoding ROK family protein, translated to MKFALGIDIGGTKTAIGLVDSDGRIISKTSLVTDLTITPEQMVGRMADAAMALLSEQGLKPGDLQGIGIGAPGPLNTKLGQIAEPPNLRSWWGFPVVEAFRQHFTAPIVLENDATAAALAEKWVGAAKAADHFVFITISTGIGAGIYSHGRLMTGATGNAGDIGHMVVDPAGGTCVCGQRGCFEYIASGTAIAREASELLGRPVTSKEAFELAFSGQHPDMEQLVSRVFEYVGVGCVTLINTFDPELLVIGGGVSQIGAPLFEAVSSYISRNALNPSGRNTPVLPAALHQDAGLIGAAALVHISY
- the manA gene encoding mannose-6-phosphate isomerase, class I; protein product: MNTNQPIFLQPVFQERIWGGTKLQELFGYSIPSDNTGECWAISAHPNGQSIVKDGPYAGMPLGTLWSSHQELFRSNAKVFPLLTKLLDASDDLSVQVHPDDSYAGEHENGELGKTECWYIVDAEPGAAIIYGHEAVSKDQLRQMIENGEWDELLTKVPVKAGDFFYVPSGTIHALGKGIVVLETQQSSDTTYRVYDYDRRDKNGNLRELHLEKAIDVTTIPQAYEPAKYFAAEREGIVQTTFVSNSFFTVEKWDISGKTEIPANKKYTLVSVIEGSGYLRVLDNEYKLNKGDHLILPVDFGPYELDGQLKLIISRE
- a CDS encoding DUF421 domain-containing protein, with amino-acid sequence MSILNDTLLVLGRIYTIYPLLLVVTLFMGRRSIGQLPIFDFLIFLSLGSVIGADIADPKIEHLHTAIAIAAIGVLQKLFSVLLIKSRKFGKLVTFEPAIVVHKGQLLRGKLKKLQYSVDDILRLLREQGIFDPAVVEIAVLEGNGELSVLKKAENQHSTPAILGIPNAALGLAYAVIKEGKAQRHTLEAMGVSEEWLERELKGEGLTMEEVFFATLNESKVLTVSTYSEASPALPVFR